The following are encoded in a window of Palaemon carinicauda isolate YSFRI2023 chromosome 31, ASM3689809v2, whole genome shotgun sequence genomic DNA:
- the LOC137624759 gene encoding oviduct-specific glycoprotein-like: MRDPVLYHLPPPERHELGASVQIAQVTEGVALVTEVIALVTEVIARVTEVVARVTEVIASVTEGVARITGVIARVTEGGCMGYRSDCMGYRRGCMGTEVIARVTERVARVTEGVARVTEGVARITGVIARVTEVIARVTEVIARVTEGVARVTEVIARVTEGVARVTEVVQVTLVT; encoded by the exons ATGAGGGACCCTGTTTTATATCATTTGCCTCCTCCGGAGAGGCACGAGCTAGGCGCTAG CGTTCAGATTGCTCAGGTTACAGAAGGGGTTGCACTGGTTACAGAAGTGATTGCACTGGTTACAGAAGTGATTGCACGGGTTACAGAAGTGGTTGCACGGGTTACAGAAGTAATTGCAAGTGTTACAGAAGGGGTTGCACGGATTACAGGAGTGATTGCACGGGTTACAGAAGGGGGTTGCATGGGTTACAGAAGTGATTGCATGGGTTACAGAAGGGGTTGCATGGGTACAGAAGTGATTGCACGGGTTACAGAAAGGGTTGCACGGGTTACAGAAGGGGTTGCACGGGTTACAGAAGGGGTTGCGCGGATTACAGGAGTGATTGCACGGGTTACTGAAGTGATTGCACGGGTTACAGAAGTGATTGCACGGGTTACAGAAGGGGTTGCACGGGTTACAGAAGTGATTGCACGAGTTACAGAAGGAGTTGCACGGGTTACAGAAGTGGTACAGGTGACCCTCGTTACCTAA